Proteins encoded together in one Spodoptera frugiperda isolate SF20-4 chromosome 15, AGI-APGP_CSIRO_Sfru_2.0, whole genome shotgun sequence window:
- the LOC118271476 gene encoding atrial natriuretic peptide-converting enzyme isoform X1: protein MASFKDWLTVTWAQGGMQLQGDGSADDDDSVKGRCGRAGSLAATPGEKLLELLRPSVGTPRRHSTAACAPAQPQRPAGFVYCPSDALPYCPPSRIAPPRPIMKLQPPPQQIQPVQPQPPPVPQRTTATVAPTPLPVPPPAPPRRSSPQPPRRVPPPTPPRPPTTTPAPPQTDPNGNRRTVAPVQPQPRLDCNRNPQPLSARRAPPPQRIPDAATFTPAPLPPQNTVQPIKRSPSSGSNISVRQDSNVSSDSFSQTSSPSYTTKTMEAPLLPHQHVNKSLNAKIARGLLLKEQQDRDSGNGSITKSMSTPASLQTIVRFQNGSNMSLHHRMLRDMRGASTDANPHKFRLMQLALNAVALLAITGALFAYFRANPAVQYVSQVVNRSTVVTWPAPTDPPGARNPAPGVCLPVIVNFCQQHRIPYNFTVFPNYIGHFGQRDAQQDLEVYEAVVDVRCYDLTALFLCSLFVPKCGPLGHMVRPCRSLCHETMRRCGFFLEVFGLTMPDYLQCDIFPESTDTDVCLGNREVSDARFRDAMPAVCPTGFQCDVRRCIPHDWRCDGHVDCADRSDELNCRVCKRSGEVHCGNQRCISQAHLCDGKVDCPWGQDERNCLRLSQANGDVGRGELQVYRAANHSWFPACITTLDDDTALKLCSILGYSFLNKSQAVINESRPEVSSIKAAVNVSATPGPRASFVHEHGAAQTYRAFLRSQGGLLKELKECRQDSPRVHLVCDKYECGKRRTMGGGSKRIVGGVEASPGDWPFLAAILGGPEEVFYCAGVLIADQWVLTAAHCVGNHTDVNGWTIQLGITRRRSHAYYGQKVKVKRVAPHPQYNSGIAHDNDIALFQLSVRVRYHEQVSPVCLPPASRVLKPGTLCTVIGWGKRDDKELSEYEPAVNEVEVPVLNRDLCNQWLEHRDLNVTEGMICAGYPEGGKDACQGDSGGPLLCKDPDDSSRWYVGGIVSWGIKCAHPRLPGVYAYVPKFIPWIHQQMRQYNDDNAKSEDI from the exons GTGTGGGCGTGCCGGCAGTCTAGCAGCGACTCCGGGAGAGAAGCTCCTGGAACTACTCCGACCGAGCGTGGGCACCCCGCGGCGACACTCCACCGCAGCGTGCGCGCCTGCGCAACCACAGAGGCCGGCAGGCTTCGTCTACTGCCCCTCTGACGCACTGCCATACTGTCCACCATCCAGGATCGCGCCACCGCGGCCTATTATGAAG CTCCAGCCTCCACCGCAACAGATCCAGCCAGTCCAACCACAGCCGCCGCCCGTGCCGCAGCGTACAACCGCAACAGTAGCGCCCACGCCCCTGCCAgtaccgccgcccgcgccgccgcgacGTTCCTCCCCACAGCCACCACGTCGAGTACCACCTCCCACACCGCCACGACCGCCCACCACGACACCCGCACCACCACAAACAGACCCCAATGGAAACAGAAGAACAGTTGCTCCTGTGCAACCACAACCACGACTTGACTGTAACAGAAATCCCCAGCCACTCTCCGCTAGAAGAGCACCTCCCCCTCAAAGAATCCCCGACGCTGCGACTTTCACTCCTGCACCGCTACCTCCTCAGAATACTGTCCAGCCAATAAAGCGGTCACCAAGCTCAGGGTCAAATATTAGCGTCCGACAGGACTCAAACGTGTCTTCAGATTCGTTTAGTCAAACTTCTTCACCATCATACACGACGAAGACAATGGAGGCCCCTCTACTGCCTCACCAGCACGTGAACAAGAGCCTCAACGCGAAGATAGCGCGTGGCCTGCTGCTGAAGGAGCAGCAGGACCGTGACTCCGGCAATGGCTCCATCACCAAGAGCATGTCCACGCCGGCGTCGCTACAAACTATCGTCAGATTCCAAAACGGGAGCAATATGTCCCTGCATCATCGG ATGCTCCGAGACATGCGAGGGGCGAGCACGGACGCCAACCCCCACAAGTTCAGACTGATGCAGCTGGCACTGAACGCAGTCGCGCTGCTCGCCATCACCGGCGCACTGTTCGCGTACTTCAGGGCCAACCCTGCTGTACAG TACGTGTCACAAGTAGTGAATAGGTCAACAGTGGTGACCTGGCCAGCGCCCACGGATCCGCCGGGTGCCAGAAACCCAGCACCAGGAGTGTGTCTGCCCGTCATAGTAAATTTCTGCCAGCAACATAGGATACCATACAATTTCACTGTGTTCCCAAACTACATCGGGCACTTTGGGCAAAGAGATGCCCAACAG GATCTGGAAGTATACGAAGCAGTAGTGGACGTCCGGTGTTACGACCTGACGGCGCTGTTCCTGTGCTCACTGTTTGTGCCCAAGTGTGGGCCTCTGGGACACATGGTGCGGCCTTGCAGAAGTCTATGTCATG AAACGATGCGGCGTTGTGGCTTCTTCCTGGAAGTGTTCGGGCTGACGATGCCCGACTACCTCCAGTGCGACATATTCCCCGAGTCCACTGACACCGACGTCTGTCTCGGTAACAGAGAAGTCAGTGATGCTCGCTTCAGAGACGCCATGCCAG CAGTTTGTCCCACGGGGTTCCAATGCGACGTGCGACGTTGTATCCCGCACGACTGGCGGTGTGACGGCCACGTCGACTGCGCGGACCGGTCGGACGAGCTCAATTGTCGCGTGTGCAAGCGCAGCGGCGAGGTGCACTGCGGGAACCAGCGCTGCATCTCACAGGCACATCTCTGTGACGGCAAGGTCGACTGTCCTTGGGGACAGGATGAGCGAAACTGCT TACGACTGAGTCAAGCGAACGGTGACGTGGGTCGTGGAGAGCTGCAGGTGTACCGCGCAGCCAACCACTCCTGGTTCCCCGCCTGCATCACCACGCTGGACGATGACACCGCTCTCAAGTTGTGCTCCATTCTCGGATACTC GTTCCTAAACAAAAGTCAAGCGGTGATCAACGAGTCCCGTCCAGAAGTGAGCAGTATAAAGGCGGCAGTGAACGTGAGCGCCACACCAGGGCCTCGCGCCAGCTTCGTGCACGAGCACGGCGCTGCACAGACTTACCGCGCCTTCCTCAGGAGTCAGGGGGGGTTATTGAAAGAACTCAAAGAATGCAGGCAAGACTCACCGAGAGTGCATCTTGTTTGCGACAAGTACG AATGCGGCAAACGGCGCACAATGGGCGGAGGGTCGAAGCGTATTGTGGGCGGCGTGGAGGCGTCTCCTGGTGACTGGCCATTCCTGGCTGCTATCCTGGGAGGACCTGAGGAAGTGTTCTACTGTGCTGGTGTACTGATCGCTGACCAGTGGGTACTGACGGCCGCGCATTGTGTTGGAAA TCATACAGACGTGAACGGCTGGACGATACAACTGGGCATCACGCGGCGGCGCTCGCACGCCTACTACGGGCAGAAGGTGAAGGTGAAACGCGTCGCGCCGCACCCGCAGTACAACTCCGGCATCGCGCACGACAACGACATCGCTCTGTTTCAA CTATCAGTACGGGTGCGCTACCACGAGCAGGTGTCCCCCGTGTGCCTGCCGCCCGCCAGCCGCGTGCTCAAGCCGGGCACGCTCTGCACCGTCATCGGCTGGGGGAAGCGTGACGATAAAGAGC TATCAGAATACGAGCCAGCAGTAAATGAAGTGGAGGTGCCCGTCCTCAACCGAGACCTGTGCAACCAGTGGCTGGAGCACCGCGACCTCAATGTTACCGAGGGCATGATCTGTGCCGGCTACCCCGAGGGGGGCAAGGATGCTTGTCAG GGTGACTCAGGTGGTCCTCTCCTGTGCAAGGACCCAGACGACTCCTCGCGCTGGTATGTGGGCGGCATCGTGTCGTGGGGCATCAAGTGTGCCCATCCACGTCTGCCCGGAGTGTACGCGTACGTGCCCAAGTTCATTCCCTGGATACACCAGCAGATGAGGCAGTACAATGACGACAACGCCAAGTCAGAAGACATATAA
- the LOC118271476 gene encoding atrial natriuretic peptide-converting enzyme isoform X2 produces the protein MASFKDWLTVTWAQGGMQLQGDGSADDDDSVKGRCGRAGSLAATPGEKLLELLRPSVGTPRRHSTAACAPAQPQRPAGFVYCPSDALPYCPPSRIAPPRPIMKLQPPPQQIQPVQPQPPPVPQRTTATVAPTPLPVPPPAPPRRSSPQPPRRVPPPTPPRPPTTTPAPPQTDPNGNRRTVAPVQPQPRLDCNRNPQPLSARRAPPPQRIPDAATFTPAPLPPQNTVQPIKRSPSSGSNISVRQDSNVSSDSFSQTSSPSYTTKTMEAPLLPHQHVNKSLNAKIARGLLLKEQQDRDSGNGSITKSMSTPASLQTIVRFQNGSNMSLHHRMLRDMRGASTDANPHKFRLMQLALNAVALLAITGALFAYFRANPAVQYVSQVVNRSTVVTWPAPTDPPGARNPAPGVCLPVIVNFCQQHRIPYNFTVFPNYIGHFGQRDAQQDLEVYEAVVDVRCYDLTALFLCSLFVPKCGPLGHMVRPCRSLCHETMRRCGFFLEVFGLTMPDYLQCDIFPESTDTDVCLGNREVSDARFRDAMPVCPTGFQCDVRRCIPHDWRCDGHVDCADRSDELNCRVCKRSGEVHCGNQRCISQAHLCDGKVDCPWGQDERNCLRLSQANGDVGRGELQVYRAANHSWFPACITTLDDDTALKLCSILGYSFLNKSQAVINESRPEVSSIKAAVNVSATPGPRASFVHEHGAAQTYRAFLRSQGGLLKELKECRQDSPRVHLVCDKYECGKRRTMGGGSKRIVGGVEASPGDWPFLAAILGGPEEVFYCAGVLIADQWVLTAAHCVGNHTDVNGWTIQLGITRRRSHAYYGQKVKVKRVAPHPQYNSGIAHDNDIALFQLSVRVRYHEQVSPVCLPPASRVLKPGTLCTVIGWGKRDDKELSEYEPAVNEVEVPVLNRDLCNQWLEHRDLNVTEGMICAGYPEGGKDACQGDSGGPLLCKDPDDSSRWYVGGIVSWGIKCAHPRLPGVYAYVPKFIPWIHQQMRQYNDDNAKSEDI, from the exons GTGTGGGCGTGCCGGCAGTCTAGCAGCGACTCCGGGAGAGAAGCTCCTGGAACTACTCCGACCGAGCGTGGGCACCCCGCGGCGACACTCCACCGCAGCGTGCGCGCCTGCGCAACCACAGAGGCCGGCAGGCTTCGTCTACTGCCCCTCTGACGCACTGCCATACTGTCCACCATCCAGGATCGCGCCACCGCGGCCTATTATGAAG CTCCAGCCTCCACCGCAACAGATCCAGCCAGTCCAACCACAGCCGCCGCCCGTGCCGCAGCGTACAACCGCAACAGTAGCGCCCACGCCCCTGCCAgtaccgccgcccgcgccgccgcgacGTTCCTCCCCACAGCCACCACGTCGAGTACCACCTCCCACACCGCCACGACCGCCCACCACGACACCCGCACCACCACAAACAGACCCCAATGGAAACAGAAGAACAGTTGCTCCTGTGCAACCACAACCACGACTTGACTGTAACAGAAATCCCCAGCCACTCTCCGCTAGAAGAGCACCTCCCCCTCAAAGAATCCCCGACGCTGCGACTTTCACTCCTGCACCGCTACCTCCTCAGAATACTGTCCAGCCAATAAAGCGGTCACCAAGCTCAGGGTCAAATATTAGCGTCCGACAGGACTCAAACGTGTCTTCAGATTCGTTTAGTCAAACTTCTTCACCATCATACACGACGAAGACAATGGAGGCCCCTCTACTGCCTCACCAGCACGTGAACAAGAGCCTCAACGCGAAGATAGCGCGTGGCCTGCTGCTGAAGGAGCAGCAGGACCGTGACTCCGGCAATGGCTCCATCACCAAGAGCATGTCCACGCCGGCGTCGCTACAAACTATCGTCAGATTCCAAAACGGGAGCAATATGTCCCTGCATCATCGG ATGCTCCGAGACATGCGAGGGGCGAGCACGGACGCCAACCCCCACAAGTTCAGACTGATGCAGCTGGCACTGAACGCAGTCGCGCTGCTCGCCATCACCGGCGCACTGTTCGCGTACTTCAGGGCCAACCCTGCTGTACAG TACGTGTCACAAGTAGTGAATAGGTCAACAGTGGTGACCTGGCCAGCGCCCACGGATCCGCCGGGTGCCAGAAACCCAGCACCAGGAGTGTGTCTGCCCGTCATAGTAAATTTCTGCCAGCAACATAGGATACCATACAATTTCACTGTGTTCCCAAACTACATCGGGCACTTTGGGCAAAGAGATGCCCAACAG GATCTGGAAGTATACGAAGCAGTAGTGGACGTCCGGTGTTACGACCTGACGGCGCTGTTCCTGTGCTCACTGTTTGTGCCCAAGTGTGGGCCTCTGGGACACATGGTGCGGCCTTGCAGAAGTCTATGTCATG AAACGATGCGGCGTTGTGGCTTCTTCCTGGAAGTGTTCGGGCTGACGATGCCCGACTACCTCCAGTGCGACATATTCCCCGAGTCCACTGACACCGACGTCTGTCTCGGTAACAGAGAAGTCAGTGATGCTCGCTTCAGAGACGCCATGCCAG TTTGTCCCACGGGGTTCCAATGCGACGTGCGACGTTGTATCCCGCACGACTGGCGGTGTGACGGCCACGTCGACTGCGCGGACCGGTCGGACGAGCTCAATTGTCGCGTGTGCAAGCGCAGCGGCGAGGTGCACTGCGGGAACCAGCGCTGCATCTCACAGGCACATCTCTGTGACGGCAAGGTCGACTGTCCTTGGGGACAGGATGAGCGAAACTGCT TACGACTGAGTCAAGCGAACGGTGACGTGGGTCGTGGAGAGCTGCAGGTGTACCGCGCAGCCAACCACTCCTGGTTCCCCGCCTGCATCACCACGCTGGACGATGACACCGCTCTCAAGTTGTGCTCCATTCTCGGATACTC GTTCCTAAACAAAAGTCAAGCGGTGATCAACGAGTCCCGTCCAGAAGTGAGCAGTATAAAGGCGGCAGTGAACGTGAGCGCCACACCAGGGCCTCGCGCCAGCTTCGTGCACGAGCACGGCGCTGCACAGACTTACCGCGCCTTCCTCAGGAGTCAGGGGGGGTTATTGAAAGAACTCAAAGAATGCAGGCAAGACTCACCGAGAGTGCATCTTGTTTGCGACAAGTACG AATGCGGCAAACGGCGCACAATGGGCGGAGGGTCGAAGCGTATTGTGGGCGGCGTGGAGGCGTCTCCTGGTGACTGGCCATTCCTGGCTGCTATCCTGGGAGGACCTGAGGAAGTGTTCTACTGTGCTGGTGTACTGATCGCTGACCAGTGGGTACTGACGGCCGCGCATTGTGTTGGAAA TCATACAGACGTGAACGGCTGGACGATACAACTGGGCATCACGCGGCGGCGCTCGCACGCCTACTACGGGCAGAAGGTGAAGGTGAAACGCGTCGCGCCGCACCCGCAGTACAACTCCGGCATCGCGCACGACAACGACATCGCTCTGTTTCAA CTATCAGTACGGGTGCGCTACCACGAGCAGGTGTCCCCCGTGTGCCTGCCGCCCGCCAGCCGCGTGCTCAAGCCGGGCACGCTCTGCACCGTCATCGGCTGGGGGAAGCGTGACGATAAAGAGC TATCAGAATACGAGCCAGCAGTAAATGAAGTGGAGGTGCCCGTCCTCAACCGAGACCTGTGCAACCAGTGGCTGGAGCACCGCGACCTCAATGTTACCGAGGGCATGATCTGTGCCGGCTACCCCGAGGGGGGCAAGGATGCTTGTCAG GGTGACTCAGGTGGTCCTCTCCTGTGCAAGGACCCAGACGACTCCTCGCGCTGGTATGTGGGCGGCATCGTGTCGTGGGGCATCAAGTGTGCCCATCCACGTCTGCCCGGAGTGTACGCGTACGTGCCCAAGTTCATTCCCTGGATACACCAGCAGATGAGGCAGTACAATGACGACAACGCCAAGTCAGAAGACATATAA
- the LOC118271491 gene encoding potassium/sodium hyperpolarization-activated cyclic nucleotide-gated channel 1-like, with protein sequence MKILFSLTSRRSTSVTFVIRLIRLLFLLYKLRLVHTRMYGDGKHVCTISHTSECADVPPTANFFQRQRCVVRGLVRPCAWHHGSTLFIRSLKRLHKERERHVSCVWHPYSPIKYYWDCMQLFFVFAVFLYMPVQVFITCPNYYDPFILFTDALAFLNVCSLFVTGYLEHEHKVIILDPKMIAIHYLKTNFITDFIGCLPLQLIEPFKECEYPTHTIMFLFKLLRSTSLNAQWKNVIGQFQLSYINYVALKIFVMLIMFFHWMTYIHYQVPIFCYHLYEKTDAFIAWLKRFHIMKHEEAEHSLFQKYSTNFYLVCGLCIGAGYYTPLDTHFVPELLLSSGMGLLGLLFLTYAFSALLRLAIYHQFETYCFSGKARELEEYMVFMRLPKYLKRKIRLFINYKFNEHFFHEEAIKNTINEQIRQDINMHCCQRLVMNVPMFQDMPVALINSIIFSLKQVLYMPGQIIVEFNKPGESIHLISSGTVAVMDATGREVAHLRDGAFFGENALLSPGILRTATIIALEITEIYKLDSPSFLACLQPYPHLKRRMDDAASRRPLRHARPRHKPPSN encoded by the exons ATGAAAATCCTATTCTCATTGACATCTCGTCGTTCAACATCTGTCACATTTGTTATAAGATTAATTcgattattatttctattatataaGTTAAGATTAGTACATACAAGAATGTACGGAGACGGCAAGCATGTTTGTACAATTTCACACACGTCTGAATGTGCGGATGTGCCGCCGACTGCAAACTTTTTTCAAAGACAG CGCTGCGTGGTGCGCGGGTTGGTCCGTCCGTGCGCGTGGCACCACGGGTCCACGCTGTTCATCCGCAGCCTCAAGCGCCTGCACAAGGAGCGCGAGCGGCACGTGTCCTGCGTCTGGCACCCCTACAGCCCCATCAAGTACTACTGGGACTGCATGCAACTCTTCTTCGTATTCGCCGTCTTCCTCTACATGCCCGTGCAAGTCTTCATCACAT GTCCGAATTATTACGACCCGTTCATTTTGTTCACTGACGCACTGGCTTTCCTCAACGTTTGCTCCCTGTTCGTGACTGGCTATCTCGAACACGAACACAAAGTTATCATCCTAGATCCAAAAATGATAGCGATACACTACCTGAAGACAAACTTCATAACAGATTTCATTGGGTGTTTACCTTTACAGCTAATCGAGCCATTTAAAGAGTGCGAGTACCCGACTCATACAATCATGTTCCTATTTAAGCTCCTCAGAAGTACATCCCTGAACGCACAATGGAAAAACGTTATAGGTCAGTTCCAGCTGTCGTACATCAACTACGTGGCGTTGAAGATATTTGTGATGTTGATCATGTTCTTCCACTGGATGACTTACATACATTACCAAGTACCAATATTTTGCTATCAtctgtatgaaaagactgacgCTTTCATAGCGTGGCTGAAGCGGTTTCACATCATGAAGCACGAGGAGGCAGAGCATTCATTATTTCAGAAGTACAGCACGAACTTTTATTTAGTATGCGGGCTGTGCATCGGCGCGGGGTACTACACCCCGCTGGACACGCACTTCGTGCCCGAGCTGTTGCTGTCGTCGGGCATGGGCCTGCTGGGCCTACTGTTCCTCACGTACGCCTTCTCCGCGCTCCTCCGCCTGGCGATATATCACCAGTTCGAAACTTACTGCTTCAGTGGCAAGGCCAGAGAATTAGAGGAGTACATGGTGTTCATGCGGTTGCCGAAGTATTTGAAGAGAAAGATCAGATTGTTTATTAACTACAAGTTCAACGAGCACTTCTTCCACGAGGAGGCGATCAAGAACACGATCAACGAGCAGATCCGGCAGGACATCAACATGCACTGCTGCCAGCGCCTCGTCATGAACGTGCCGATGTTCCAGGACATGCCCGTCGCACTCATCAACTCCATTATATTCAGTTTGAAGCAAGTCTTGTACATGCCTGGCCAG ATCATAGTAGAGTTCAACAAGCCTGGCGAGTCCATACACTTGATATCTTCAGGAACTGTGGCAGTTATGGATGCCACGGGAAGAGAG GTGGCGCATCTACGAGATGGAGCGTTCTTTGGTGAGAATGCTTTGCTATCGCCCGGTATACTACGCACTGCTACCATCATCGCGCTCGAGATCACAGAGATTTATAA ACTGGACAGTCCGTCGTTCCTGGCGTGCCTGCAGCCGTACCCGCACCTGAAGCGGCGCATGGACGACGCGGCCTCGCGCCGACCGCTGCGACACGCGCGCCCACGGCACAAGCCGCCCAGCAACTAG